The following proteins are co-located in the Neomonachus schauinslandi chromosome 8, ASM220157v2, whole genome shotgun sequence genome:
- the LOC123325511 gene encoding protein C1orf194-like: MPFTRDPFQHPTLDNDDTFQGKLLASKILKDDLDFCLTALYNHHTGTFKNKSEILLHQETTQDTHGIIKTQFPGEPLLPSPPPSITSQANIRHWINPKKESIHSIQGSIVSPHTAATNGGYSRKNDGGFFST; encoded by the exons CTACATTGGATAACGATGATACCTTCCAGGGAAAACTCCTGGCTTCCA AGATACTAAAGGATGACCTGGATTTCTGCTTAACAGCCTTGTACAACCACCACACAGGGACATTCAAGAACAAAAGTGAAATACTCTTACACCAGGAGACCACCCAGGATACCCATGGAATCATCAAGACCCAATTCCCTGGAGAACCTTTACTCCCTTCTCCGCCACCTTCCATCACTTCCCAAGCTAACATCAGACACTGGATCAACCCTAAGAAGGAGTCTATCCACAGCATCCAGGGATCCATAGTGTCCCCTCACACTGCAGCCACCAATGGAGGCTACTCCCGAAAGAATGATGGTGGCTTCTTCTCTACCTAA